The following DNA comes from Corallococcus exiguus.
GGCCACCGCGCTCACCGACGCCCGCGCCGTGTCGAGCGGTCAGACGGAGCAGGTGCTCGCCGACGTGCGCGCCGAGGCGGAGGCCCGGCTCACGGCGGCGGAGGCGCGTGCCGCGGAGGCACTCGATGCCGCGGTCGAACAGGCCCGTTCCGAAGCCCGGGACACCCTGGCCCGTGAAGTGTGGGACCACGGGGTCCGGCTCGCGGAGTCGAACCAGGCGCGCGAGACCGCCGAGGCGAAGAACACGGAGCTGGAGGCAACGCTCCGCTCGTTGCGGCAGGAGTTGACCGACTCGGAATCCCTGGCCGCGCTCATCCAGGAGGACCTGGCTCGGGAGCAGAAGGCCCGGGCCTCGGTGCAGGCGGAGCTTGATGCGGCTCGCGAGTCCCTGACCCACGAGCAGGAGCGGGGGGCTCGCTGGGAGGCGTTGCTCGCCGATACCCAGGCGCAGTTGCTGTCGGAACGAGAGCAGCAGGCCCGCGCGCAGGTGGCACTCGCGAACCTTCAGGAGTCGCTCGACGCGGAGCGGGCCCTTCGCTCCCGACTGGAGGGTTCCGAGTCCTCGTGGAACGAGGCGCAGAGCGCACTGGAAACGGATCGGCTGCGGCTGGATGCCGCGCTGGGCGTGGCGCGCACGGTTTTGGAGGAGGAGCGCGCGCAGCGGGCCCGGTTGGAGGCGTCGTTCGCCCAGCTCCAGCAGAGCTCCGCTTCGGCGCTGGACGAGGAGCGCGCCCGGGCTGAAGCCTCGCGGATTTCGGCACAGGAGGCTCGGGGCCAGCTCGAAACGGACCTGTCGGCGGCGCGTGCCGCGCGGCTGTCCACCGAGGCTGCCTTCGAGCAGACGCGCCAGACCCTTTCAGAGGTCCAGGCCTCCTTCGCCGAAGCGCAGCGCACGAACGAAGATCTGCGGCAGTCGCATGCGGCGTCGGCGGACGAGGCGCGTGGATACGCCCGGGAGCTGGAAGAGGCCCGTGCCGCGCTGACGGAGGCGAAGCAATCGCAGGCGGCCCTGGATGCGACGGTGCGCGAGCTGCGCGCGGAGCTCACCGAGGCGCGGCGGTCCGAGGTGGAGGCGCTGTCCTCGCTCGATGATGCGCGTACGCAGGAGGTTCGCGACCGCGAGTCGCGCGCGACGGATGAGGCTGCGCTCCGCGTGGAACTGGAGACCCTGCGCACGGAGGCCTCGGCTCAGCGCGAGCGCTTGGCCGAAGCGGAGCAGGCGCGGGCATCCGTCCAGACCCGGCTCGCGGAAGTCGAAGCCCGCCGCGCCGAACTGGAAGCGTCGCTGTCGGACACCGAGTCCCGTTTCGCTGAAGAGGCCGCCCGTCTCCCCGCGATGCAGCAGGCCCTCACGGAGGCCGAGGCCCGCCTCGCGACCGAGACCGCGCGAGGGGCCTCGCTGGAGCAGTCGCTCGCGGAGGCAGAGGCCCGCCATGCCGCCGCGTCTTCGCGAGGGGCCTCGCTGGAGCAGTCGCTCGCGGAGGCAGAGGCCCGCCATGCCGCCGCGTCTTCGCAAGGGGCCTCGCTGGAGCAGTCGCTCGCGGAGGCAGAGGCCCGCCATGCCGCAGATGCCGCGCGTCTGACTGCGCTGGAGCAGACTCTGGCTGAGGCGGAGTCCCGGCAGACCACGGAGACCGAGCGCCATGCAGCGTTGGCGCGGACGCTCGCGGAGGCCGAGGCCCGGCTTGCCACGGAGTCCACGCGGCGCTCCGAACTGGAAGCGGCGCTTTCAGAGGCGGAGTCCCGACAGGCCGCCGAATCCACGCGGCGTGCCGAATTGGAAGCGGCGCTCGCGGAGACGGAGGCCCGGCAGGCTGCGGAATCCACGCGGCGCTCCGAGCTGGAAGTGGCGCTCGCGGAGGCGGAGTCCCGGCAGGCCACGGAGTCCACGCGGCGTGCCGAACTCGAAGCATCGCTCTCGGAGGTCGACGTCCGGCAGGCCGCGGAGTCCACCCGCCGTTCCGAACTGGAAGCGTCCATCGCCTCGGCGGAGTCCACGATTGCCGCCGAGACCGCTCGCCGCTCCGAGCTGGAAGCCTCGTTGAAGGACGCGGAGGCCCGCCTCGCCACCCTGGAGCAGTCCCTGGCGGACGCGGAGAAGCGCGCCTCTTCCGAGACGTCGCGCCGTGTCGGACTGGAAGCCTCCCTGACGGAGGTGGAGTTCCGGCTCGCCGCGGAGACCTCGAACCTCAGCGCGTTGGAGGATTCACTCGCGCAGGCGGAGACCCGTCTCGCGGAGGGCTCGCAGTCGCAGGACGCGGCACGCGAGTCTGAAGCTCGGGCTGCACGTCTCACGGAGTCCCTGACCGCTCGCGAACAGGAACTGCGCGAAGCCAGCGCCCTGCGGGTCTCCATGGAGGCGCAGCTGGAAGGCGCGCTCTCGCGGACCGAGCGGCAGCAGCAGGACCTGGACGAACTGCGCGAGCAACTGGGGCTGAAGGAGCAGGAGCTGACGGCCCTGCGCGCGGAGACGGCCCGCTTGGGCGCCGCGCACCAGGAGTTGATGCGCCTGGGCTCCGAGCTGCAACGGGCGCACGCCGCGCTGCATGAGCGGAGCCAGCAGGTCGGCCGGCTGGAAGCGGAGTTGGTGGACGCCAGCGATCGGCTCGCCGCCACGCGCGAGCACGCGGAGGTGCTCGTGGTGCAGCTCGAAACCGCGCGCCGCTTCGCGGGCAAGGCCACGAACCTGGAGTCCTCGCTGGAAGGTCTGCGCGAGGAACTGGCAACCGCTCGCGCGGACGCGGCCCGGCTCACGGAGACCGTCCAGACCGGGAACGAGCGCACCGCCACCCTGGAAGCACAGCTCGCGGACCTCACCACTCGCGCGGAGCAGGAGCGGACCGACCTGGAAGCCCGGCTCGCGGAGGCCACCTCTCAGGCCGGCACGGAGCAGGCTGAGCTGGAGCTTCGCCTGACCGAAGCGCTCACCAGCGCGGGCACGGACAAGGCCACTCTGGAGCTGCGCCTCAACGAAGCGCTCGCGCGAGCCGGCCTGGAGAAGGCCGAACTGGAGACGCGGCTCAACGAACTCCTCGCGAACGCCGGGACCGAGAAGGCCGAACTGGAGACGCGCCTCAACGAACTCCTCGCGAACGCCAGCACGGAGAAGGCCGAACTCGAAACACGCCTCGCCGAAACGCTCGCCCAGGCCGCCACGGAGAAGGCCGAACTGGAAGTGCGGCTCGCGGAAGCCACCGCCCAGGCCGGCACGGAGCGGTCGGAGCTCGAAGTCCGTCTCGCCGAACTCACGGAGCAGGCCCGCGAAGAGAAGGCCTCCATCGAGGCACAGCTCGCGGACGCCACCGCCCGGGCCGCCGCGGAACGGGCCGAACTCGAAGCCCGCATCGCGGACCTCACCGCTCAATCCGACTCCGCGAACGCGGAGCGCGACGCCCGTCTCTCGGAAGCCCAGGCCCGCGCCTCGACGGAACAGGCCGAACTCGAAGCCCGCCTCGCCCAATCCGCCGAACAGACCCGCGAATCGCTCGCCGCCATGGAGTCCCGGCTCGCCACGGCGCTCGAGGACGCGCGGACCGAACAGGCCGCGCTGGAGTCCCGCGTCGCCGCCCTGACCCAGGCCGCCGCCGATGCTGAAGCCCATGCCCGCCGCGCGGACACCGAGCGCACCGCCATGGCCTCCGAACGCGAGCGCCTCCAGTCGGACCTGACGGTCGCCCGCGCCGCCCGCGTCCGCCTGGAGGGCCGGACCAACTCCCTGGAGACCACCGCCGCGGATGCCGCGCGCCTCCTGGACACCGAGCGCGCTGAACGCGACCAGCTCTCCACCCGGATCCGCGAACAGCAGGCCCGGCTGGACGCGCTGGAGACCGAACGACAGACCCTGCTCCAGGCCCTGGAGGAATCGAAGTCCGCCGCCGCACCGCCTCCAGAGGACGTGCTGGAGATGGCCGCGGAGATGGAGGTCCTCCAGGCCCACGTGGAGAAGATGCAGGACCAGCTCGCCGCCCGGGAGGCCGAACTGGCCGAGCTGCGCCGCGCCAGTGCCCCCGCCGCTCCCGGAGCCTCGCGCCGGGCCATGCCCGCCCTGGACGTTCCCACCGCGCCCAAGAAGGTCGGCGAGCGCGAATAAACGCGGGCGTCTACACTTCCCCCCGTGGACGCAAGCGAACGCATCTTCAAGTACCACGGCCTGGGCAACGACTTCGTCGTCCTGGACCGGCGCCGCACGGGCCTGGACATCGACGCGGAGCAGTCCCGCTGGCTGTGTGACCGGCGCCGGGGCATTGGCGCGGACGGGGTGCTCGCCATCCTCCCGTCGTCCCGCGGCCTTGCCCGCATGGTCGTCCACAACGCCGACGGCAGCATCGCGGAGATGTGCGGCAACGGCCTGCGCTGTGCGGTGAAGTATCTGGTGGACCACTCCGGCAAGCACCCCGCGCTCATCGACGTGGAGACCGGGGCTGGCGTACTCACCTGCGAGCCCGGCTACGGCGATGGCGGCGTCGTCGGCGTGGACATCTCCATGGGCCCGGCCCGGCTGGTGGCCGCGAACCTGCCCTCCGGGACGACCGGCCAGCCTTTCGTGAGCGCCCCCGTGCCCGGCCATGAAGGGCTGCTCGGCACCGCGGTGAACATGGGCAACCCGCACCTGGTGCTCCTGGACCAGCCCCTGGAAGCCGCCGAGCGCCTGGGCCCCGGCCTGGAGCGGCACCCTGCCTTCCCGGACCGCACCAACGTGGAGTTCGTCCGCGTGGACGAGGACGGCCTCACCGTCGTCGTCTGGGAGCGTGGCTGCGGCCTCACCCAGGCCTGTGGCACGGGGGCGTGCGCGTCCGCCGTGGCGGCCGTGCTGGCGAAGCGCCTGCCCTCGAATGCCTGGCTGCGCGTCACCCTGCCGGGCGGAGACCTGAGAATCCGCGTTCCGGACGACCTGTCCGACATCCGGCTCCGAGGCCCCGTGGCCTTCGTCTTCGAAGGCGTTGTCGTGCTTCCAAGGGCCCGATAGCCTTCGGTTTTCCTCCCTTCGCCCCCCGAGCGCCGTGGCCGGTCCCATCCTCGTCGTCGACGACGACCTGTTCTTCCGACAACTCGCCACGGACCTGCTGTCGCGCCGGGGGCACCGCGTGGTGGCGGTGGAGAACGCCACCCTGGCCCTGGCAGAGGTGGCCCGGGCGACGTTTGACCTGGTGCTCACCGACGTGGTGATGCCCGGCGTGGACGGCTTCTCGCTCACCGCGCGCCTGCGCGAACGCGACCCCGAGCAGGAGGTCATCCTCGTCAGCACGCGCGATGACGTGCAGGGCTCGGAGGTCGCGCTGCGCCTGGGCGTGGCGGACTGCCTGGTCAAGCCCGTGGAGGAGTCGGACCTGCTGCTCGCGGTGGACCGCGCCATGGAGCGCGCCCAGCTGCGCCACGAGCGCGCCCGGCTCCAGGACGAGAACCTGGAGTTCGCCCGCTTCCACAACCTCCAGCAGCGCTGCCTGGAGCTGCTCTCCCATCCGGACCTGGAATGGCTCCAGGAGCGCGTCATCGCGGACCTGGGCGCGGTGTGCGACGCGCAGAGCGCCGCGCTGTGGGTGGTGGACGACCGGGGAGACCTGGCGCTGCGCTCCTACCGGGGCCTGCTCGACAAGCAGTTCCTGCCGGAGAAGATGAGCCCGGAGGGGCCGCTGTCCCTGCGCCTGCGCGAAGCCGCCCCGTGGCTCGCGCGCGATGAGCGCTCTCCGGTGCTGTACGTGCCGCTGGTGGCCGCCGGGGAGGTGATGGGCCTGGCGCAGCTGTCCGACCCGCTCACCGGCGATTTCCGCGTGGAGCACACGCGCGACGCGAAGGTGCTGGCGGACTTCGCCGCGGTGGGCGTGAAGAACGGCCGCAAGCTGATGGCGCTCCAGCGCCTGGGCCTGCGCGACCGCGACACCGCCGCGTACAACCTCAGCTACTTCACCGACTACGCGTCCAAGGAGATCTACAAGGCGCGCAGGTACGGGCGCACGTTCTCGCTGCTGACCTTCAGCATCGACAACCTGCCGCTGGTGCGCGTGCGGTTGGGCGCGCAGGACGCGAAGAAGGCCGTGCGCGGCATCATCAAGGCGCTCAGTAAAATCATCCGCGACTCGGACGTCATCGCGAAGGCGAGCGACCAGGAGTTCTACCTCCTCCTTCCGGAGACGGACTTCTTCGGCGCGATGATGTTCGTGCGCCGCGCCGTCGCCGCCGTGCGCGACGAGCCGGACGTGCAGGACGTGGAGCAGCGCCTGCCGCTGGCGCTCGTGGGTGGCGCCAGCACCTTCCCCAAGGACGGCGAGGACTTCGACGAGCTGGTGCACCGCTGCCGCCGCCGCATGGACGAGCGCCGCGCGTCGCTCCAGCGCCGGCTGATGCTGGACGGGCTGCCGTTCTGGGACGAGGTGGACCTGCTGCTGGGCACGCCCAACAGCCCGCGTCTACCCACGGACGACCGCGCGGAGCCCAGCCGCCGGGGCAAGGTGGCGGACGTGCTCTTCGACGAGCTCCAGGTGGAGATCGCCCGGGAGCTGGTGCGCGACCCGGGCTCACGCGGGTTGCTCTACGTGGGCGGCCCGGAGATCCGCGCGGATCTGCCGCTGGCGGTGGGACTGGAGCAGGCGCCGCCGGACCTGTCGTCTCGCATCTACCTGTTGGGCCGCCGCGTGGACCTGGAGTCGCACGCAGCGCTCACGCCGGTGTTCCTGGAAGGGGACGAACGGGTGGCGCGCCACGAGTTCATCCTCTGGCTGTCGGAGAGTGCGTCGTACGCGCTCATCCAGCGGCGCGGGCGGGGCGCGACGTGGGGGTTCCACACCTCGGACACCGCGGTGGTGGACGGGCTCATCTCCAAGCTGCAGGCCGAATACGACCTGCAGCCCTACTGACGTCACGAAGCGGAGCAAGCGACCTTGGCCCAGGTGCGGAAGATCCTCATCGCCGACCCCGACCTCGACTCGGTGCGCGCCCTGTCGCGGGCGCTGCGCACGAAGGGCTATCAGGTGCACTACGCGCCGGATGGCTCGCGGGCGCTGGAGGTCGCGGTGCTCCGGCACCCGGACCTGACGCTCTTCGACGAGGCGTGCCGGCTGCTGGACGCGCGCACGTTCGTCCAGATCCTGCGCACCAACCCGCGCACGGAAGACATCCCGGTGGTGCTCACCACGTCCAGCCTGGACTCGGACCGGGCGCGGGGCATGCGGGACGGCACGCTGCGCAAGCCCTTCAACCTGGACGAAGTGCTCAGCCGCATCGAGCACATCTTCCGGCGCAACGAAGCGGCCAAGGACCTCAAGAGCGAGCAGCAGGAAATCGAAGGCTCGCTCAGCCAGCTCAGCATCCCGGACCTCATGCAGATTCTGGGCATGAACAAGCGCAACGGGAAGCTGTCGCTGGAGCGCGGCGCGGAGCGCGGGGAGATCACCGTCTCCGATGGTCGCACGGTGAACGCGCGGCTCGGGAGGGTGGAAGGGGAGAAGGCGCTGTTCCGGCTCCTGTCGTGGACGGAGGGCAACTTCACCTTCACGCCCGGCACCAGCGCCGCGCGCCCGCGCATCAACCGCGCGATGGACGACGCGCTGCTGGAAGGCATGCGTCAGTCGGACGAGGTGAACCGCCTGTTGCCGGGCCTGCCGCCGCGCCACACGCGGCTGATGCTGGCACCGGAGGTGGACCTGTCCGAGGAGCAGCACCCGGTGACGGCGCAGGTGATGGAGTTGCTCCGTCAGCCGCGAGCGCTGGGCGAGGTGCTGGACCTGGCGCCCGCCACGGACATGGAGGTCCTGGGCGTGCTGTCCACGCTGCTCCAGAAGGGCATGGCGCGCCCCACGGAGAGCGAAGGCCAGAACCTGGGCGCGAGCGACCTCATCGGCGCGGCGGAGGTGCACGCGCTGCGTGGGCGCCTGCTGCGCACGAGGACGCTGGCGAAGGTGGCGACGGCGAAGGTCTTCGTCTGTGGCAGCGGTTCATCCGCGGCACGCCGCATCCTGGCGCGGGTGCCGGGGCTGGAGGCGATGTCGGCGGACCCCACCGCGGTGAAGAGCGGCTTCGGGACGCTGGGGCGCCTGGAACTGAGCGACGTGCTGAACGTGGACTTCTGCGTGCTGCCGCCCGCGGAGGCCGCGCGCCCGCTGTGGCGTCCGTTCAGCGCGGGATCCATTGGCGCGCTGTTGATGGACAACTCGGAGCCGGCGGTGCGGCTGGCGCACTACCTTGCTTGGGAGGTCCGCATCCCCATCGTGGTGGTGGGCACGGAAGTGCCGGCGCCGTTGCAGGGCGCTCCGGCCGGAGTGATTGCTCCCGGTGAAGACCTCACGGAGGCCCTGCGCGCCATGCTGGTCCAGGCGCTCAACCCCGCGCCCACGCTGCCCGGTGTCACGCAGGTGCAGCGCGCTTCCGTGACGCCTCAGTGAGCGCTCAGGTCCGGCGCTCCAGATTCATGGGGAGCGCGCCCTTCGGCCGCAACGTCAGGTGTGAATCCGGTTCCAACGTGAAGCCGGGCGCTGCGCGCAGACGGTAGCGCTGGGCCACGGTGGCCAGCACGAGCTGCGCCTCCATCATCGCGAAGCTGTTGCCGATGCACTGCCTGGGCCCGCCGCTGAAGGGGAAGTACGCGAAGCGGTGGCGCTTCGCCGCGGCCTCGGGGGCGAAGCGCTCTGGACGGAACGCGTCTGGCTCCTCCCAGAAGTCCGGATGTCGCTGCGTGACGTAGGGGCTCACGTCCACCGACGTCCCCTTCGGGATGCGGAAGCCTCCGATGACGTCGTCCTCCTCCACGCTGCGGCTGAAGATGACCGCCGCCGGGTACAGCCGCATCGTCTCCTCCACCACCTGCTTCGTGTACCCGAGCCTCGGCACGTCCTCCACCGTGGGCGCGCGTCCTCCCAGCACCGCGTCCAGCTCCGCGTGCAGCCGGGCCTCCACCTCCGGGTGCTTCGACAGCAGTCCCCACACCCAGCTCAGCGACGTGGCCGTTGTCTCGTGTCCGGCGAGGAGCATCGTCATCACCTCGCTCCCCAACTGCTCGTCCGTCATGCCCTCGCCCGTGTCCTCGTCGCGCGCGAGCATCAGCATGGAGAGCAGGTCGCCCGTGTCGTCGCCGCGCTGACGCCGCGTGGCGATGATGCCCCGCACGGTCCCCAGCAGCGTGGCGCGCGCGTCGCGGAAGGCGCGGTCGTAGCGGGTGGGCAGCACGGGCGGCAGCATGCGGAAGGTGCGGAAGCGCTCGGCGATCTGCTGGCTCAGCTCGGTGAAGGCCGCGCCCACCCGTTCGGTCTGGTCCTCCACGGACGTGCCGAAGAGGGCCTCCCCGACGATGGCCAGCGTCAGCCGCATCATCTCCTCGTTGATGCCCACGGGCGTCCCGTTCGCGGCGGCCGTCTCCCAGCGCTGGAGCAGTCCTTGTGTCTGCTTCACCATGCCGGCGGCCATGCCCGCGATGCGCTGCCGGTGGAAGGCGGGCTGCGCGAGCCGCCGCTGACGGAGCCAGAAGTCCCCAGTGCTCGTGAGCAGGCCGTTGCCAGTGATCCACCGGCCCATGCGGTACGTGAGGTGGTCCTTCGTGTAGTTCTTCACGTGGTCCTGCAACACGTGCTTCACGGCGTCCGGATGCGCGACCAGGTGCGAGCGCATGGGGCCCAGCCGGTAGCGCACCACGTCACCGTACTGGCGGTGGAGCGTGCCCAGGCAGCCCAGGATGTCGCGGCGCACGTCGGGCAGGATGCCCATGATCAGGTGGCCCCGGGGACCCGGGGGCTGGCGGGTGACAGCGGCGGTGGCGGTGGTCATCGGACGCTTCCTCCTGAAGGGAGGTATCGCGCTCCCATGCCCCGCGTGCATGGTCCCGGGGCGCCAACGCATTGTCCGCGGGCGCCACCGCGCATTGCGAGGCGAGGGGACGTCAGGCCATGCTGGCCCGCCATGCGTCCCCAGACGCTCCAGTCCTCGCTGTTCCGCCCCCTGTTCCAGGTGGGCATGTCGCTGGGCATCGCCCGGGAGCGGCTGCTCGAAGCGGTGGGCGTGGACGAAGCCCTGCTCGCGCGGCCGGACGTGCGGCTTCCCTACGTGGCGCTCCAGCGCGTGTGGACCCTGCTCGTCGAGGTGGGCGGCTCCGAGCCGCTGGCCGTACGGCTCGCGCAGGCGCTGGAGCCCACCCACGTAGGGCTCGTGGGCTACGTACTCGTCAACAGCCCCGACCTGCGCACGTCCCTCCAGCGCTATTGCCGCATCCACGCGCTGCTGGACCCGCGCACGACGTGGCGCGTCCTCCAGCTGCCCGGGATGATGCGCGTGGAGCTGGAGTTGGATCCGCAGGATGAATGGGCCTCGCGCATGAAGCACCCGGTGGAGGGGCTGCTCGTGGCGATGGTGGCCAGCGGCCGCGCGCTCAGCGGCGAGGACTGGCGCCCCACGCGCGTGTGCGTCACGCATCCGCGCCATGCGGCTTCGCCGGCCGTGGAGGAGTTCCTCGGCGTCGGCATCGAATACGGCGCGAGCGCCAACCTGGTGCAGGGCGACGAGGCCGCCGCGAACCTCCCCATCCGCCACGCGGACATCGAGCTGGGCAACCTGCTCCACGCCCGCGCGGAAGCGGAGCTGGCGCGGGTGGAGGCCCACGAGGTCCGCTCCTGGCGCGAGCGCGTGGAGGAGGTGCTCGCATCTCAGCCCCGCACGGGGGACCTCGTCCCCGCGGACGTGGCGACGCGGCTCGCGGTGAGTGAGCGCACGCTCCAGCGCCGCCTGCGGGAAGAGGGCGTCACGTTCGCAGGCCTGGAGGACGCCGTGCGCCGCGACCGCGCCTTCCAGCTCCTGCGCGACGGACAGCTGCCCCACTTCGAGATCGCCTTCCTCCTGGGCTTCAGCGACCCCAGCGCCTTCACCCGCGCCTTCCGCCGCTGGAGCGGAACGACTCCGGGACAGTGGCAGGTGTCCCAGGCCGCGAAGCCGTGAAGGAGGCGGGCGCCGGAATCCGCTCCCGGCGCGGAATGTTTTCCCCACAGGAGGGGAACACGGATGATCAAGACGCTGAGGGACGCGGAAGAGCTGGTGCGCACGCGCCACGTCATCACCGAAGTGCCCACCCACGGGCCCACGTCCCTCGTTGAACAGGTCATGGGCGGCAGGCCCACCGGCAGCTGGCGCGAACACGCGAAGGGGCGCCTCGCGTACCGGCTGGGGCGCATGTTGCGCGCGTCGAAGGACGTGCTCGCGGTGCGGCTGGTGGAGGGCAAGGTCGCCTTCGTGGACCCCACGCTCTGGCCCGCCGTCTACCGCGTCGCCATGGAGCCCGCGCGCCGCCGCCCGTCACTCCAGGGCCTGTCCCCGGACGCACGCGCGCTGCTCTCCACCGTGGAGCGGGACAAGCGCGTCCCGTTGGACAAGGAAGGCCCCTGGACCAAGGCGCGCGAGGCGCTGGAGGAACGGCTGCTGGTCCACTTCTCCGAAGCGCAGGATGAAGACGGCCGCCATGTCGCGGTGCTGCGCTCGTGGCGGGCCTGGGCTTCTCCCAACCTCAAGGCGGATGCGGCCCGGCTCTCCTACGAAGACGCCCAGGCGCGGCTGCGGGCGGCGTGCGACGGGGCTCCCACGGGACTGGGGCCCTGGG
Coding sequences within:
- a CDS encoding methyltransferase domain-containing protein, with protein sequence MGPSELLPRYIFAESLFARRRVLEVDAVASTGGESARFLVERGARTVVACDADVSAVEAAQKAHAHPQLRFRANVYDDLEAGSFDLVLVTDLAPYVRAPELLAELARLVARQGFLVGGLRNIAGLALPQLLEPEETVPPTYGQLLDALTAHFPHVEVATQSPVLGYQLAFERGEGLQVDGSLVRHSEAAYFVVMAGLEPTRVVDPTWVQLPPEPLAFTRGKLDEVAARAKTWEERAGRLKEAVSKLRAEIGDREAEVVSLKPALEGARQDMARLTAQLEQARGTVESARERDDLSSRLRRRELELQVATERIADADRRLTAQRLEVESAQRAQADAGVQALAAQETLRLERARREETAATLDESRERLTQAYTELRDLQDELGSLRIDRERDRLAAERAQDGAEDKRRQAEAARERELRIAEQYSTALAAVEHLKAELARAQESARTAGDAVPVKDAELARARRELAEAQQRMHSAEGARKDAEARLSEREALQRGLETELTSAREAEGRLRQELEGRAQSESAARALAARLEEELHAAGLRLESLEAEQKRVESAQHVAGQRLVAAETERVRVEAALVQAIDAERGQAQARLEEALAQARAEADERVTNALAAAHADADSRQERALAEAREQEEARLAQALEEERAFAELALEEAREQAEARLAKALAEARSDAEARLARELEEARSDADARVERAAADAREAAQALEANRSDADTRVERALADAREAAQALEAARADADARVERAVAEAAQALDAARADAEARVERALADADARVAKALADAAAERAAALAEAESRREQALTEVRATASAQRSRQLADVEARTAQALAEARAEAEAERAQALAEARAESEAERVRQLEEAEVRAARMLVEVRAEAEALLARRLEEAEARSATALTDARAVSSGQTEQVLADVRAEAEARLTAAEARAAEALDAAVEQARSEARDTLAREVWDHGVRLAESNQARETAEAKNTELEATLRSLRQELTDSESLAALIQEDLAREQKARASVQAELDAARESLTHEQERGARWEALLADTQAQLLSEREQQARAQVALANLQESLDAERALRSRLEGSESSWNEAQSALETDRLRLDAALGVARTVLEEERAQRARLEASFAQLQQSSASALDEERARAEASRISAQEARGQLETDLSAARAARLSTEAAFEQTRQTLSEVQASFAEAQRTNEDLRQSHAASADEARGYARELEEARAALTEAKQSQAALDATVRELRAELTEARRSEVEALSSLDDARTQEVRDRESRATDEAALRVELETLRTEASAQRERLAEAEQARASVQTRLAEVEARRAELEASLSDTESRFAEEAARLPAMQQALTEAEARLATETARGASLEQSLAEAEARHAAASSRGASLEQSLAEAEARHAAASSQGASLEQSLAEAEARHAADAARLTALEQTLAEAESRQTTETERHAALARTLAEAEARLATESTRRSELEAALSEAESRQAAESTRRAELEAALAETEARQAAESTRRSELEVALAEAESRQATESTRRAELEASLSEVDVRQAAESTRRSELEASIASAESTIAAETARRSELEASLKDAEARLATLEQSLADAEKRASSETSRRVGLEASLTEVEFRLAAETSNLSALEDSLAQAETRLAEGSQSQDAARESEARAARLTESLTAREQELREASALRVSMEAQLEGALSRTERQQQDLDELREQLGLKEQELTALRAETARLGAAHQELMRLGSELQRAHAALHERSQQVGRLEAELVDASDRLAATREHAEVLVVQLETARRFAGKATNLESSLEGLREELATARADAARLTETVQTGNERTATLEAQLADLTTRAEQERTDLEARLAEATSQAGTEQAELELRLTEALTSAGTDKATLELRLNEALARAGLEKAELETRLNELLANAGTEKAELETRLNELLANASTEKAELETRLAETLAQAATEKAELEVRLAEATAQAGTERSELEVRLAELTEQAREEKASIEAQLADATARAAAERAELEARIADLTAQSDSANAERDARLSEAQARASTEQAELEARLAQSAEQTRESLAAMESRLATALEDARTEQAALESRVAALTQAAADAEAHARRADTERTAMASERERLQSDLTVARAARVRLEGRTNSLETTAADAARLLDTERAERDQLSTRIREQQARLDALETERQTLLQALEESKSAAAPPPEDVLEMAAEMEVLQAHVEKMQDQLAAREAELAELRRASAPAAPGASRRAMPALDVPTAPKKVGERE
- the dapF gene encoding diaminopimelate epimerase, coding for MDASERIFKYHGLGNDFVVLDRRRTGLDIDAEQSRWLCDRRRGIGADGVLAILPSSRGLARMVVHNADGSIAEMCGNGLRCAVKYLVDHSGKHPALIDVETGAGVLTCEPGYGDGGVVGVDISMGPARLVAANLPSGTTGQPFVSAPVPGHEGLLGTAVNMGNPHLVLLDQPLEAAERLGPGLERHPAFPDRTNVEFVRVDEDGLTVVVWERGCGLTQACGTGACASAVAAVLAKRLPSNAWLRVTLPGGDLRIRVPDDLSDIRLRGPVAFVFEGVVVLPRAR
- a CDS encoding GGDEF domain-containing response regulator, whose amino-acid sequence is MAGPILVVDDDLFFRQLATDLLSRRGHRVVAVENATLALAEVARATFDLVLTDVVMPGVDGFSLTARLRERDPEQEVILVSTRDDVQGSEVALRLGVADCLVKPVEESDLLLAVDRAMERAQLRHERARLQDENLEFARFHNLQQRCLELLSHPDLEWLQERVIADLGAVCDAQSAALWVVDDRGDLALRSYRGLLDKQFLPEKMSPEGPLSLRLREAAPWLARDERSPVLYVPLVAAGEVMGLAQLSDPLTGDFRVEHTRDAKVLADFAAVGVKNGRKLMALQRLGLRDRDTAAYNLSYFTDYASKEIYKARRYGRTFSLLTFSIDNLPLVRVRLGAQDAKKAVRGIIKALSKIIRDSDVIAKASDQEFYLLLPETDFFGAMMFVRRAVAAVRDEPDVQDVEQRLPLALVGGASTFPKDGEDFDELVHRCRRRMDERRASLQRRLMLDGLPFWDEVDLLLGTPNSPRLPTDDRAEPSRRGKVADVLFDELQVEIARELVRDPGSRGLLYVGGPEIRADLPLAVGLEQAPPDLSSRIYLLGRRVDLESHAALTPVFLEGDERVARHEFILWLSESASYALIQRRGRGATWGFHTSDTAVVDGLISKLQAEYDLQPY
- a CDS encoding DUF4388 domain-containing protein is translated as MAQVRKILIADPDLDSVRALSRALRTKGYQVHYAPDGSRALEVAVLRHPDLTLFDEACRLLDARTFVQILRTNPRTEDIPVVLTTSSLDSDRARGMRDGTLRKPFNLDEVLSRIEHIFRRNEAAKDLKSEQQEIEGSLSQLSIPDLMQILGMNKRNGKLSLERGAERGEITVSDGRTVNARLGRVEGEKALFRLLSWTEGNFTFTPGTSAARPRINRAMDDALLEGMRQSDEVNRLLPGLPPRHTRLMLAPEVDLSEEQHPVTAQVMELLRQPRALGEVLDLAPATDMEVLGVLSTLLQKGMARPTESEGQNLGASDLIGAAEVHALRGRLLRTRTLAKVATAKVFVCGSGSSAARRILARVPGLEAMSADPTAVKSGFGTLGRLELSDVLNVDFCVLPPAEAARPLWRPFSAGSIGALLMDNSEPAVRLAHYLAWEVRIPIVVVGTEVPAPLQGAPAGVIAPGEDLTEALRAMLVQALNPAPTLPGVTQVQRASVTPQ
- a CDS encoding cytochrome P450 → MTTATAAVTRQPPGPRGHLIMGILPDVRRDILGCLGTLHRQYGDVVRYRLGPMRSHLVAHPDAVKHVLQDHVKNYTKDHLTYRMGRWITGNGLLTSTGDFWLRQRRLAQPAFHRQRIAGMAAGMVKQTQGLLQRWETAAANGTPVGINEEMMRLTLAIVGEALFGTSVEDQTERVGAAFTELSQQIAERFRTFRMLPPVLPTRYDRAFRDARATLLGTVRGIIATRRQRGDDTGDLLSMLMLARDEDTGEGMTDEQLGSEVMTMLLAGHETTATSLSWVWGLLSKHPEVEARLHAELDAVLGGRAPTVEDVPRLGYTKQVVEETMRLYPAAVIFSRSVEEDDVIGGFRIPKGTSVDVSPYVTQRHPDFWEEPDAFRPERFAPEAAAKRHRFAYFPFSGGPRQCIGNSFAMMEAQLVLATVAQRYRLRAAPGFTLEPDSHLTLRPKGALPMNLERRT